The window ttctgtttttgtttttttaaggaaCCATTTCATTCAAATTACATTAGAATACAAAGATCAcgtttatcccaaattattgataaaagCTCGTGCCTTCTACCAAATGCAATGGGAGTCCAATAAACCTTTGTTGTCTCACTTTTCTTCTTATTGCTATTGTTTATCTAATTTGAGTTTTAACAGATATCTGGTCAAAGTGTTGGGGAGGTAAGAATTGTTGAGGATATGCATGAGCGTAAAGCTTTAATGGCTAAAGAGGCCGATGCTTTCATTGCTCTTCCGGGTAATAGTTTAGAAACACCATTTAAAGTTATAGTCCTTCTATATACTTAACATCTATTTTTTTCAGGTGGATATGGAACCATGGAAGAATTGTTAGAGATGATAACATGGTCTCAGCTTGGAATTCATAAAAAACCGGTGGGTCACCATCATTGATTTGCATTCAACCTTCTAAGGCTTGTTCAtactttttgtttgtttgtttactATCGACTAGTAATCTTGATTATTATAGGTTGGCCTGCTGAATGTTGATGGTTATTACAACAACTTGCTGGCATTATTCGATAATGGTGTTCAAGAAGGCTTCATAAATCGAGGTGCTCGTCACATTGTCCTTTCTGCCCCAACTGCCAAGGAGCTGTTGATAATAATGGAGGTATAATTCGAAGAGGAGTTATAGTTTTGAAAATACTGATTAAACCCCTTTGTTTATAAAGATTACTAATTGTTCTCATGCACACCCAAAAACTAAATCTAATTCTTCATTTGAGAATGCAGCAATTTGCGCCCTTGCATGATCATGTTGCTCCTCTTGAAAGTTGGAAGATGGAACAACTGGCTAATAATTACCCAAGTGAAGAGAGTTCTAAATGAGTCTATTATTGGTGGTAGGTCTGTGATTTATCAAATGGATTCCAAGTGTATTTTTTACTATGTACTTTTATTTTTCACCATTCTTTGTGTTTtcatatccaaaaaaaaatattaatctgtCTTGATGTTGATGTTAATGTTACTTCATATAATGGTTGAACTATTGATTATGAAGATTacctatttgttgatatttttttgttttactttcTTTAATCAAATGGATGGACCCAAGTTGACAAACTTATGGTTGCTGCACAATAATTGATTTCTTATCATGTTTACTTACATCCTAGTTCTTGTTGTTACATTATTTACATCTTTAAAACTACCTAGTTCTTGCTGTTAAATTATTTACATCCTTATTTGCGAGGTAAGTAATTGTGAACTATTCTAAAACACAAATCCATGCAAGTCTTAGAAGTTACTAACTTGGATTTGAGAAGAGTGTGGAAAATCAACCATCATTATTAGTTAGACTATATACAATTGATTTCATTTGGATACATCATTTCTTCTTGATTTTTCGTCAAGGTGTGAATCTGGATGCGATCACATTCAGAAATAGGATGTATTTGAACTTAGTGCGACACTGATTCAGAAATTTGACAACGTTTTCTCTACTAGACTTGGATTTAGGTTCAGAAACAAAAGAGTTTCCAAAAAGAGACAGATCATAGGAATATATGTTAAAAGTGGTACCAGAGCTatatccttttctttttctgtaCCTAAATCATAACAATACTATCCTTATAACTATTTTACTACTATATTCCTTCATAAAGAGCAAAAATGTAAGATGTGACATTTCATTACTACTTGGCTTTTAAGATGCAACTAGAGACATTAAACAAATAGACAGACATCTGCATTGTTGTCAAAGAAACTCCCAAAAATTCTCTGCCATAACTTAAAACG is drawn from Impatiens glandulifera chromosome 3, dImpGla2.1, whole genome shotgun sequence and contains these coding sequences:
- the LOC124931133 gene encoding cytokinin riboside 5'-monophosphate phosphoribohydrolase LOG8-like; this translates as MERYAINKFKRICVFCGSNPGYRSIYSEAAVELGNELVERKIELVYGGGSFGLMGLISQKVYDGGCHVIGVIPKALVSLEISGQSVGEVRIVEDMHERKALMAKEADAFIALPGGYGTMEELLEMITWSQLGIHKKPVGLLNVDGYYNNLLALFDNGVQEGFINRGARHIVLSAPTAKELLIIMEQFAPLHDHVAPLESWKMEQLANNYPSEESSK